In the genome of Thermodesulfobacteriota bacterium, the window TAATTGATGCTATAATGCCGCCGTTTAAGAAGCCCGAAGGTCCCGCCTTATGATTTTGATTTGGAGTCCAAACGCACACGGATTTATCATCATCCCAGTAGCTCTTTATATTGAGCCCATGCTCGTTGCTGCATCCGCAGCCCCAGCATTCATTGTGTTGCCAATAGTCTTGAAAAGCTTTTGTGCTCATTAATATCTCCAGTGCGACCTCAAAAGTGCAATGTATATAAATATACTGACATTTAGGGAAATCAAATTTCTACATCTTTTTGGCTAACAGTTTTGTCCTTGATGCGAAATACCCTAATTGGACCCTTATACAAGATCTCTTTTATGCTTGTGGTAGTAATAAATATCTGACCCTTAAACTTTCTGAGAAGTTTAAACAAGAATTTTTTTCTGTTCGAGTCAAGCTCGCTGGTGATATCATCCAAAAGAAGTATCGGCGTTTTAGCGGTGATTTGATTGATAATCTCGATTTCTGATGCCTTTAGCGCAAGCGCTAAGTTTTTTGCCTCCCCCTGTGATGAATAAACTCCTGCGTCATTATCTGATATTGAGAAACTAATCTGATCCCTATGCGGCCCTACAGTTGTATGCTGCCTTCTTTTGTCTTCAGGAAAGCTATCTTTGAGTCGTTCCAAAAATATTTTCTCTATGTTTTTTGATGGGCCTTCGGAGCTTTCGTATATAATATCAATATCTTGATCCAGACCAGAAGTCTCTTTGTATATCCGGGATAGAATCGGCTTAAGTTTATCAATATATAAAAGCCTTGTAGTTATCACCTTGCTTCCGATCTCCGCCAATTTATAATCCCATACCTCGATCTGATCAGATGTAATAGATGCAGATTTAGATAGTACAGCGTTTCTTTGACTAAGCGCTCTTTGATATGTTTTTAAATCTGTAAGATGAGAGGGCTCAACTGTGCTTATTACAGAATCTATATAATCTCTTCTTATCTTAGGAGAGCCTTTTATCAATTCAATATCACTGGGAAGAAAAGTAACCACGTTATATCTGCCGTATACCTGTGAGGTGCGGTATACAATCTTGCCGTTAATCTTTATTGTCTTGTGACTGCTGTTTACGTGAATATGAACTTCATCGAAACCATTATCCGACTCAACCTCTCCTTTCAGCCTACACTCGGATGCATTTAAATTTATTACTTCCTCAGATCTAAGCTGCTTAAAGGGCTTGAAATTAAGTAGAAAGTGAATAGCTTCTAAAAGGTTTGTTTTGCCTTGAGCATTTTCGCCTATAATTAGATTAAAACGCTC includes:
- the recF gene encoding DNA replication/repair protein RecF; protein product: MILKSLTIKDFKSYSSETLSFDERFNLIIGENAQGKTNLLEAIHFLLNFKPFKQLRSEEVINLNASECRLKGEVESDNGFDEVHIHVNSSHKTIKINGKIVYRTSQVYGRYNVVTFLPSDIELIKGSPKIRRDYIDSVISTVEPSHLTDLKTYQRALSQRNAVLSKSASITSDQIEVWDYKLAEIGSKVITTRLLYIDKLKPILSRIYKETSGLDQDIDIIYESSEGPSKNIEKIFLERLKDSFPEDKRRQHTTVGPHRDQISFSISDNDAGVYSSQGEAKNLALALKASEIEIINQITAKTPILLLDDITSELDSNRKKFLFKLLRKFKGQIFITTTSIKEILYKGPIRVFRIKDKTVSQKDVEI